The Elusimicrobiota bacterium sequence TTATGGTGTCAGGTATGCGACCAGTGTACTTGCCAGCAACCTTGGCAAGCTGAACGCCCTGGCGCTGTCGCTCGCGGCGAGTCTCATAGTCATCACGCGTCATTTGCAGAGCCAGTTTGAGCAATAATTCCTGTATTGACTCCAGAACGATTTTGGCTATACCTTCGGTCTCAGCCGCGAAGTCAGACAAATCTACCAGCCCTGGTATGGCCAACCTCGCTCCCTTGGCTCGAATCGATCCGACCAATTGTTCAGCTTCTGCCAAAGGGAGCCTGCTGATACGGTCGATTTTCTCGGCCACTACCACTTCGCCCGGTTGCAGATCAGCAATCATTCGTAACAACTCGGGACGATCAGCTCGTGCACCCGATGCTTTTTCACGGTAAATGCCGGCAATGTAATAACCTTCCTCTCGCGCACTATGCACAATGTCGGTTTGGCGGGTAAGGTCTTGTTCTTCGGTACTGACACGGAGGTAGATACGAGCAACTTTCATGGGGTAGCCAAAATGGGTATACTGAAATTGGCTAACTATAAATCATGTGGCCAATAATGAAAAATACAATGTAATTTGGCTACTTTATAATTGACCATCTATATTGGCTATGTGTTGGGACAATGTGACTTCAAACAGTGCGAATTCCGATAAAAACCTCATTATTCTGTCGAAGCCCCTTTTTGCGACTCAGATTTGAACACTGCTGACACTGGCTTTGAAAATTTACAATGCTATTCCTATTTACATGCTATTCTTTACGTATCTTTTTTGATACACTATAAATATGACGCCAATACTTTCTGTTAATTTTTTTGCAACTGAAACAGGTAGCGAACCCGTTAGAGAATGGTTAAAAGATTTATCTGCTCAAGATAGAAAAACTATTGGCGA is a genomic window containing:
- a CDS encoding recombinase family protein; amino-acid sequence: MKVARIYLRVSTEEQDLTRQTDIVHSAREEGYYIAGIYREKASGARADRPELLRMIADLQPGEVVVAEKIDRISRLPLAEAEQLVGSIRAKGARLAIPGLVDLSDFAAETEGIAKIVLESIQELLLKLALQMTRDDYETRRERQRQGVQLAKVAGKYTGRIPDTITHQRIVALRGAGHSIKRTSELAGCSESQVKRIWANHKTST